The region GCCACGGTCCGCTGCCGGGCCGGCAGTGCTCCTGCAGCCGATCGAGTGATCAAATGAGTCTGGTGCCGGCGACGGTTGCGCTAGCGTTCTTTGTCGCGGTTCTTCCCGCCGGCGCGCAACAGGTCGCAAAGACGCCACGGATCGGCGTCGTCTTTCTCGGTTCGGCATCGACTGAGGCCAATCGCGCTGAAATCGTCCGCGAAGCGAGCTGCTGAAGGAATTGGTCCCCGGACTCTCGAGGGTTGCGTTTCTCTACTGCTCGGACAAGCGGGCCCGAGCCCAGGGGAGCGACGAAATCTCGGCTTCCGGTCGCGTGCGAGGAACGAGAGTTCGTGGAAGTTGGGGGCCTTCTCGCATACGGGCCGAGCTATCGAGAGAATACTCGACGCGCGCCGAACTACGTGGACAGAACTTGAAGGGCGCCAAGGCCGGCGATCTGCCGATTGAGCAGCCGACGAAATTCGATCTCACCATCAATCCCCGACGGACACGTTGAACCAGGAGGGACGATGTTCGCGCGTATAGGCACGTGGCAGGGTACCACGGAGGAGCTGGAACAGTGGATCGCTCGAGGCCGTGAGCAGGTCAAGCCGAGCATTCTCCAAGACGACGGGCTGCGAGCGGTGTACTGGCTGGCCGATCGCAAGGCCGGGAAGGGCATGATCGTCACGATCTGGCAGAGCGAAGACGCCATGAATGCCAGCGAGGCGGCTCGGCTCAAGCGCCAGACGGGGATGGCCGAGGCGACGGGCGCCAAGGTGACGACGGACCGATACGAGGTGGTCGATTCGGTGCTGGTCTAACCTTTCGGTCGCGCCGAACCCATCATCCGCCCCATCTAATTGGACGGACAGAATCACGCGCGAGCGATGGGAGATCCGAGAATGAGCGATTGCCTCTTGTGCGATGCCGTGTCTGGGAAGCGCGCGCACGTGGTCGCCTTCCACGACATGGACGATGTCGAGATTGCGGACGCCGCCACCTTGATCAGGAAGATCGTCAAGGCGGCGGGGCTCGACCACTACACCGTTCTGCAGAACAATGGCGCTCTCGGCGGTCAGACCGTGTTCCATGTGCACTTCCATCTCGTGCTCGCATGGAACGAGATCGAACGGCTTCACGTGGAGCGTGTGACTCGTGCCCCAGTCGACCATGGGGATTTCGGGCAGAAGGTACGAGCTGTCCTCGCGTAGATGCCGCACGCCACCCCCCGACAGACGACGATGAACGACGCTCGGGAACCGGGTAAGATCATCCTCCTCAACGGTGCGTCGAGCGCAGGGAAATCAACGCTCGCGCTCTCGCTACAGCAGCAGTTGCCCGAACCATTCTTGCACTGGTCGTTTGATCATCTGCGCGCGTCCGAGGCTTTGCCCATGGCACGTATTCGGAGCGGCGAGCTCGACTGGGCAAGCATGCGCCCTGCCGTCTTTGACGGGTTTCATCGCTGCCTGCCTGCCCTCGCCCAGGCGGGCAACAACCTGATCGTGGATCACATCATCGAGCAGGAGCAGTGGCTGGCCGACCTGGTCCGGATGCTGGCACCGTTTGACGTGTTCTTTGTCGGGGTGCACTGTCCGTTGCCGGAGCTGGAGCGGCGGGAACGGCACCGGGGTGACCGGCGCCCGGGCGAGGCTCGCAGGGACTTTCACGCCGTGCATCGTTTCACGGAGTACGATCTCGACGTTGATGCGACCCAGCCGACCGAGGGCAACGTGGCAAGGCTGATCACGGCGTGGCAAAGGCGAAGCCGACCGATGGCTTTCGAGCGGATGGCGAGACCATAACGCACGGAGGAGCTGACCAGATGGCGATCATCGATTCCCAAGTCCACGCCTATGAGGCGAACACCGCGAAGCGGCCCTGGCACACCGTTCCGAACTGGCCCGATCACGTCACGGGCGACGAGATGGTGGCGGCGATGGATCGCGTCGGGGTCGACGGGGCGATCTTCATCTCCGCCTTTTCCATGTACCGCTACGACGCCAGCTATGCGGTGGAGGTGCAACGCGCGCATCCCAATCGTCTGGCCATCGTCAAGCCGGTGGACCCGGACGATCCTGCCGTGGCCGATGTGATCGCCGACTGGAAGAAGACGCCGGGGACGGTCGGCATCCGGATCATGATGACGAAGGAAGCGGGGCGGGATCCGGGCGACCCGGGGCTGGCCCGGATCCTCCGCGCCGCCGTGCGGTACGACTTTCCCGTCAACATGCTGTGCTGGGGTAACGTGGACGCGGGCGCGGCGCTGATCGACCGGCACCCCGACACGCGGTTCATCATCGACCATCTGGCCATCATGCAGCCCCGTACCCCGCCCGCCCCGCCGGAGCCCTGGGCCGATCTGCCCAAGGTGCTGGAGCTCGCCCGTCGCCCCAACGCGGTGATCAAGGTCAGCGGCGCGTGCACGCTTTCGCGGGAACCCTATCCGTTCGCGGACATCTGGGACCCGCTGGCGCGCGTGTTCGACGCCTGGGGCTTCGAGCGCTGCCTGTGGGGCACGGATTGGACGCGCGCGTTCGCTGTGGTCAACTACGAGCAGGCCGTCGAGCCGTTCCGCCAGACCGGCCGACTCAGCAACAGTGAACGCGCCATGCTGATGGGCGGGGCCTGCGCGAAAGCATACGGCTGGTCTCCGAAGAAGGGCTGATGTCGGTCTTCCGCCACTCCCGAGAGATTCCGGCCAGCCCTGATGCCGTGTTTGCGGCCTTTCAGGATCCGGCACGGCTTGCCCGCTGGTGGGGGCCGGATGGGTTCACGAACACGTTTCACAGATTCGACTTCGGGCGGGGTGGTGCGTGGCTCTTCACCATGCATGGGCCCAACGGGACCGACTATCCGAACGAGTCCCAGTTTCTGGAGATCGTTCCCGATTCCATGATCCGGATCAAACACGTCAACCTCCCGCACTTCGAGCTGTCCATTGTTCTCACGCCCAATGGGACAGGCACTCTCGTCTCCTGGGTCGGCGTGTTCGAGGACCGCGAATTCGCCGCGAAGTCGCGCCAGTTCCTCGAGACCGCCAATGAGCAGAACTTGGATCGGCTGACTCGTGAGGTCGCCCGGGGAACGCAGCGTGATGCCTGAACGGGAGAGGGATGC is a window of Candidatus Methylomirabilota bacterium DNA encoding:
- a CDS encoding antibiotic biosynthesis monooxygenase; this translates as MFARIGTWQGTTEELEQWIARGREQVKPSILQDDGLRAVYWLADRKAGKGMIVTIWQSEDAMNASEAARLKRQTGMAEATGAKVTTDRYEVVDSVLV
- a CDS encoding SRPBCC domain-containing protein, translated to MSVFRHSREIPASPDAVFAAFQDPARLARWWGPDGFTNTFHRFDFGRGGAWLFTMHGPNGTDYPNESQFLEIVPDSMIRIKHVNLPHFELSIVLTPNGTGTLVSWVGVFEDREFAAKSRQFLETANEQNLDRLTREVARGTQRDA
- a CDS encoding HIT family protein, translating into MSGKRAHVVAFHDMDDVEIADAATLIRKIVKAAGLDHYTVLQNNGALGGQTVFHVHFHLVLAWNEIERLHVERVTRAPVDHGDFGQKVRAVLA
- a CDS encoding amidohydrolase family protein, encoding MAIIDSQVHAYEANTAKRPWHTVPNWPDHVTGDEMVAAMDRVGVDGAIFISAFSMYRYDASYAVEVQRAHPNRLAIVKPVDPDDPAVADVIADWKKTPGTVGIRIMMTKEAGRDPGDPGLARILRAAVRYDFPVNMLCWGNVDAGAALIDRHPDTRFIIDHLAIMQPRTPPAPPEPWADLPKVLELARRPNAVIKVSGACTLSREPYPFADIWDPLARVFDAWGFERCLWGTDWTRAFAVVNYEQAVEPFRQTGRLSNSERAMLMGGACAKAYGWSPKKG
- a CDS encoding AAA family ATPase; its protein translation is MPHATPRQTTMNDAREPGKIILLNGASSAGKSTLALSLQQQLPEPFLHWSFDHLRASEALPMARIRSGELDWASMRPAVFDGFHRCLPALAQAGNNLIVDHIIEQEQWLADLVRMLAPFDVFFVGVHCPLPELERRERHRGDRRPGEARRDFHAVHRFTEYDLDVDATQPTEGNVARLITAWQRRSRPMAFERMARP